A window of the Arachis duranensis cultivar V14167 chromosome 5, aradu.V14167.gnm2.J7QH, whole genome shotgun sequence genome harbors these coding sequences:
- the LOC107490414 gene encoding LOB domain-containing protein 41, translating to MRLSCNGCRVLRKGCNLECPIKPCLNWIKSPESQSNATLFLAKFYGRAGLLNLLTAGDPKIRPAIFKSLLYEACGRIVNPVFGSTGLLSTGSWHLCEAAVEAVLSGAPIRQQDASDGGGQLLNPSDIRHVVKRGKSCSSDHVLKPRKSQFKRRAEKSKPEPEVELDQGVAELVVEACVVNELDDSASPDSGSGLSEHVSVVVGGGAEADSGSIESVNPARADDGELELELTLGCQWL from the exons ATGCGATTAAGCTGCAATGGTTGTCGTGTCCTTCGCAAGGGTTGCAACCTTGAATGCCCCATTAAACCCTGCCTCAATTGGATCAAATCGCCCGAATCACAGTCCAACGCCACCCTCTTCCTCGCCAAGTTCTACGGCCGCGCTGGCCTCCTCAACCTCCTCACCGCCGGCGACCCCAAGATCCGCCcag CTATTTTTAAATCTTTGCTATACGAAGCTTGCGGCCGGATTGTGAACCCGGTTTTCGGTTCGACCGGGTTGCTATCGACGGGGAGCTGGCACTTGTGCGAAGCAGCTGTTGAAGCCGTTCTTAGCGGCGCGCCGATTAGACAACAGGATGCTTCAGATGGCGGTGGCCAGCTGCTAAACCCGTCTGATATTCGCCACGTGGTGAAGAGGGGGAAATCTTGCAGCTCCGATCATGTCCTTAAGCCCCGGAAGAGCCAGTTCAAGAGGCGCGCTGAGAAGTCGAAGCCGGAGCCGGAGGTTGAGCTGGATCAGGGTGTAGCTGAGTTGGTGGTGGAGGCTTGCGTAGTGAATGAGTTAGATGACTCGGCGAGCCCTGACTCAGGGTCTGGGCTGAGTGAGCACGTAAGTGTTGTTGTTGGCGGCGGCGCAGAAGCTGATAGCGGCTCAATTGAGAGTGTCAATCCGGCTCGAGCCGATGACGGGGAGCTTGAGCTGGAGCTGACTTTGGGGTGTCAGTGGCTTTGA